Proteins found in one Prochlorothrix hollandica PCC 9006 = CALU 1027 genomic segment:
- a CDS encoding Uma2 family endonuclease, which translates to MAGQLWLWNRQTRLGKTFDSSAGFKLPDGSIRSPDAAWIRHDRWDALTPVDQEGFAPLAPDFVVALRSASDNLKPLQDKMRDYLANGTEMGWLIDRKGQRVEIYRRAIGAVDPPEQVPAKGETRTAARTAARTWEMTVEMTVEIMERPDRLSGHPLLPGFSLDLGELWV; encoded by the coding sequence ATTGCGGGTCAACTGTGGCTGTGGAACCGACAAACCCGCCTGGGCAAGACCTTTGATTCCTCGGCGGGGTTTAAGTTACCCGATGGTTCTATTCGTTCCCCTGATGCTGCTTGGATCCGTCACGATCGCTGGGATGCGCTGACCCCTGTGGACCAGGAAGGATTCGCTCCCCTGGCTCCCGATTTTGTGGTGGCGTTGCGATCGGCCTCGGATAACCTCAAACCCTTACAGGACAAAATGCGGGACTATTTGGCCAATGGTACGGAGATGGGATGGCTGATCGATCGCAAAGGTCAACGGGTGGAAATTTACCGCAGGGCGATCGGGGCGGTTGATCCGCCAGAGCAGGTGCCAGCCAAGGGAGAGACGAGGACAGCGGCGAGGACAGCGGCGAGGACATGGGAGATGACGGTGGAGATGACGGTGGAGATTATGGAACGGCCCGATCGCCTGTCGGGACACCCCCTCTTACCGGGGTTTAGCTTGGATCTAGGGGAGCTGTGGGTTTAG